The proteins below come from a single Pandoraea apista genomic window:
- a CDS encoding LysR family transcriptional regulator, with amino-acid sequence MIELRHFQYFVVLAETLHFGRAAQQLHISQPPLSRQIALMEAELGVLLFERTRRSVRLTRAGARFYQDAVEILNSVERARRNVVAASRGEDGAITVGFMMSSAYNILPALTRTYAAAYARVDMKLAETLPNLLAEAVRAGQTDVGIMYRPEDLTGLDTATVFREEMVAVLPRTHALAKARVLDASQLAEESFVSIPREIAPLVYDLVVDHCRRAGFSPHIRLETNLQQTIINLVGEGLGVAMVPMSMSSASASGNAVFKPLRNAPVAEVALLWSRDNHNPCVATFVENARTVWREMQRAPGARLVPDRPDTSVR; translated from the coding sequence ATGATTGAGCTGCGTCATTTCCAGTACTTCGTGGTGCTCGCGGAGACGCTGCATTTCGGCCGGGCGGCCCAGCAGTTGCATATCTCGCAGCCCCCACTGTCGCGTCAGATTGCATTGATGGAAGCGGAGTTGGGCGTGCTGCTTTTCGAACGCACGCGTCGCAGTGTCCGGCTGACGCGCGCCGGCGCGCGCTTTTATCAGGACGCGGTGGAGATTCTCAACTCGGTCGAACGGGCGCGGCGCAATGTCGTGGCGGCGAGCCGGGGAGAGGACGGCGCGATCACCGTCGGTTTCATGATGTCCTCGGCATACAACATCTTGCCTGCCCTGACGCGCACCTATGCGGCCGCGTATGCGCGCGTCGACATGAAGCTGGCGGAAACGCTCCCCAATTTGCTGGCCGAGGCGGTGCGTGCGGGGCAAACGGACGTTGGCATCATGTACCGACCGGAAGACCTTACCGGGCTCGATACGGCGACGGTGTTTCGCGAGGAGATGGTGGCGGTATTGCCGCGCACGCACGCACTGGCGAAGGCGCGGGTGCTCGACGCCTCGCAGTTGGCCGAAGAATCGTTCGTGAGCATTCCGCGTGAGATTGCGCCGCTGGTCTACGATCTGGTCGTCGACCATTGCCGACGCGCGGGGTTTTCGCCGCACATCCGGCTGGAAACCAATTTGCAGCAGACGATTATCAATCTGGTGGGCGAGGGCCTGGGCGTGGCGATGGTGCCGATGTCGATGAGCAGCGCGAGCGCGTCGGGCAACGCGGTCTTCAAACCACTGCGCAACGCGCCGGTAGCGGAGGTGGCGCTACTGTGGAGCCGCGACAATCACAACCCATGTGTTGCCACGTTTGTGGAGAACGCGCGAACGGTGTGGCGCGAAATGCAGCGCGCACCGGGCGCGCGGCTGGTGCCGGACAGGCCGGACACCAGCGTGAGGTAA
- a CDS encoding iron-containing alcohol dehydrogenase: MRIDDCVHFCAPSRLIIELGYRHKLPNLLQTLGYRRGLLVTDSFFAEETPWVNEYVTACECLGVHVDVYTGGQPDPTTDLCDRATAELRNAQGGQLPDHIVSLGGGSNIDLAKALCVTLAQGRPIREFASGVARDAPVIDHIAMPTTAGTGSELTPGTILFDPANGIKTAVMDNRLRPVVAAIDPELTFTCPPKVTAESGIDALTHALESLVTLDSDRFDRNDAFDPGYSGRNGLTMIFARESIRLAVAYLLRCYEDGNDVEARVGMCYASVYAAMSYGSAGLNAVHGIAYGVAALTHKSHGATNAVVLPYVIDALRESRHTELLEVARMFGIEDNDEVRAVCELPRKLRELVGKLGIPTDLNAFGIAQESLSDLLVDSLGVTRLAKAFPVGNIEESYAQIIDNAWRGGLRDEKTEERTAARSTRFPSFR, from the coding sequence ATGAGGATCGACGACTGCGTACACTTTTGTGCGCCTTCCCGGCTCATCATCGAGCTGGGTTATCGCCACAAACTTCCCAACCTTCTGCAAACGCTGGGCTATCGGCGCGGGTTGCTTGTGACCGATAGCTTCTTTGCAGAAGAAACACCCTGGGTGAACGAGTACGTGACGGCCTGTGAATGTTTGGGGGTGCATGTGGACGTCTACACCGGCGGTCAGCCCGACCCTACGACGGATCTCTGCGATCGTGCGACCGCCGAATTGCGTAATGCTCAGGGCGGCCAGTTACCCGACCATATCGTTTCGCTGGGAGGCGGCAGCAATATTGATCTGGCCAAGGCGTTGTGCGTCACGTTGGCTCAGGGCCGCCCAATTCGTGAGTTCGCAAGCGGCGTGGCACGTGATGCTCCCGTCATTGACCACATCGCCATGCCAACAACAGCCGGCACGGGGTCGGAACTCACCCCGGGGACTATTCTTTTCGATCCGGCGAACGGTATCAAGACTGCCGTGATGGACAATCGGCTACGTCCAGTCGTTGCAGCGATCGATCCCGAGCTTACATTCACTTGCCCGCCTAAGGTGACGGCCGAGTCCGGCATCGACGCCTTGACCCACGCGCTCGAATCGTTGGTCACGCTCGACTCCGATCGCTTCGATCGGAACGATGCCTTCGATCCCGGCTATAGCGGTCGCAACGGTCTGACCATGATCTTCGCGCGGGAGTCGATCCGGCTCGCCGTTGCGTATCTGCTTCGATGTTACGAAGACGGCAATGATGTCGAGGCGCGGGTTGGCATGTGCTACGCGAGCGTCTACGCCGCAATGTCTTATGGGAGCGCCGGGCTCAATGCCGTTCATGGCATCGCATACGGCGTCGCAGCGCTGACGCACAAGTCGCATGGGGCAACGAACGCCGTTGTCTTGCCGTATGTCATCGATGCGCTGCGCGAGTCACGCCACACCGAACTCCTGGAGGTGGCCCGAATGTTCGGCATCGAGGATAACGATGAAGTGCGGGCCGTCTGCGAATTGCCTCGAAAATTGCGCGAGCTCGTTGGCAAGCTCGGCATTCCCACCGATCTCAATGCCTTTGGCATTGCCCAGGAATCACTGAGCGATTTGCTCGTTGATTCGCTGGGGGTGACTCGGTTGGCCAAAGCATTCCCGGTAGGGAATATCGAAGAAAGCTACGCGCAGATCATCGACAACGCGTGGCGCGGAGGTCTTCGAGACGAGAAGACAGAGGAACGGACGGCAGCCCGATCAACGCGATTCCCATCGTTTCGATAG
- a CDS encoding MFS transporter: protein MDMSAAASRLGVDVAARLERLPMTRYQRTLFSIIATAWFFDSMDLGLMTFVLGSIKAEFGLSASQAGLLASSSFLGMFVGAATAGLLADKFGRKPVFQVSMIFWGVGSLMCGFAHSAESLMMYRVLLGFGMGMEFPIGLSMVSEIVPAKSRGKYVAILEGFWPIGFIAAGAFAYFTLPVIGWRGIFIALAIPAVFVFVVRRMVPESPRWLEDTGRMKEAADVMNHIEAKVQAAYGRKLPEPVIVPGARHPQTNRKALFSEIWRGVYAKRTVMLWTTWFFALLGYYGLTTWLGALLQQAGYEITKSVLYTVYISLAGIPGFLFSAWLLEKWGRKPTCALMLLGSAVAAYLYGQAAGARAPIEQLIATGLLMQFFLFGMWSVLYAYTPELYPTRTRATGSGFASSIGRVGSLAGPFAIGVLLPTWGQAGVFTMGALSFVIAALAVLLLGVETKGRSLEDVSH, encoded by the coding sequence ATGGATATGTCCGCAGCCGCGTCGCGGCTAGGTGTTGACGTCGCCGCACGTCTTGAGCGACTACCGATGACGCGCTATCAGCGAACGCTTTTCTCTATCATTGCCACCGCCTGGTTCTTCGATTCAATGGATCTCGGGTTGATGACATTTGTGCTCGGTTCGATCAAGGCGGAGTTTGGTCTATCCGCTTCGCAGGCCGGGCTGCTCGCTAGTTCCAGTTTTCTCGGCATGTTTGTCGGCGCTGCCACAGCAGGTCTTCTTGCCGACAAGTTCGGACGCAAGCCGGTTTTTCAAGTCAGCATGATCTTCTGGGGCGTGGGCAGTCTGATGTGTGGTTTTGCTCACAGTGCCGAGTCGCTGATGATGTATCGCGTGTTGCTCGGCTTTGGCATGGGTATGGAGTTTCCGATCGGCCTGTCGATGGTTTCCGAGATCGTTCCCGCCAAGAGTCGGGGCAAGTATGTGGCCATTCTCGAAGGATTTTGGCCCATTGGTTTCATCGCGGCAGGCGCGTTTGCATACTTCACGCTGCCGGTGATCGGATGGCGCGGTATCTTCATCGCGTTGGCGATTCCGGCTGTTTTCGTGTTCGTCGTCAGACGCATGGTGCCCGAATCGCCTCGCTGGCTGGAAGACACCGGGCGCATGAAAGAAGCGGCGGACGTGATGAATCACATCGAAGCCAAAGTGCAGGCAGCGTACGGTCGCAAGCTGCCCGAGCCGGTCATTGTGCCTGGCGCACGGCATCCGCAGACGAATCGGAAGGCGCTCTTTTCAGAAATCTGGCGCGGCGTGTACGCCAAGCGCACGGTCATGTTGTGGACCACCTGGTTCTTCGCGCTGCTGGGCTACTACGGTCTGACAACATGGCTGGGGGCTCTGCTTCAGCAGGCCGGCTACGAAATCACCAAGTCTGTGCTCTACACCGTCTACATCTCGCTGGCTGGCATCCCCGGCTTTCTCTTCTCTGCGTGGCTGCTTGAGAAGTGGGGGCGCAAGCCGACTTGCGCTTTGATGTTGCTTGGCAGCGCGGTCGCGGCTTATCTGTACGGTCAGGCGGCCGGCGCCAGGGCGCCGATCGAGCAACTGATCGCCACGGGGCTGCTGATGCAGTTCTTTCTCTTCGGCATGTGGTCTGTCCTGTACGCCTACACGCCGGAACTGTATCCGACCCGGACACGAGCGACGGGCTCGGGCTTCGCCTCATCCATCGGGCGTGTCGGTTCCCTCGCGGGTCCCTTCGCGATTGGCGTGCTGCTCCCGACCTGGGGGCAGGCGGGTGTGTTCACGATGGGAGCGCTGTCCTTTGTGATCGCCGCGCTTGCGGTGCTGCTACTTGGCGTCGAGACGAAGGGCCGTTCACTGGAGGATGTTTCGCACTGA
- a CDS encoding TRAP transporter large permease subunit: MTAEPTHALARLFCHVNRAVMKVTEAAAVLLVVAETLILLAGVISRYGFDNPLTWSDELAQILFIWLSMLGAVLALDRGEHMRLSAIVNKLPAAWRDWFQTMAALTVCVFVALIIMPAYTHAIEQMDITTPALEIPDGLRAAALPVGAALMLIAAISRMARCSTLRQFGLGVLFVAALGAALWLGRPALIAMGNYNLLVFFVLIVGACVAGGIPIAFAFGTATLAYLALVTDAPLQIVVSRMDEGMSGLILLSVPLFVLLGALIEMSGLARSLIEFMASLLGHVRGGLQYVLLGAMFLVSGISGSKAADMAAVAPALFPEMQRRGSKPEDLVALLSSTGAMTETIPPSLVLITIGAVCGVSITALFVGGLLPAVIATLAIVVVCFARSRKEAPSAARRAPWSVIGKTFIVALPALALPILIRTAVIEGAATATEVSTVGIAYTIVIGLLVHAFKKHLNFKRLYPLLTETAALSGAILLIIGMATAMAWALTQSGFSAKLVGLMHGVPGGQIGFLLISVVVFIVLGSVLEGIPAIVLFGPLLFPVARSLGIHDVHYAMVVILSMGMGLFAPPLGVGFYAACAIGKTSPDKVFNRMWTYMGALLIALLIVVFIPWISIGFLK, encoded by the coding sequence ATGACGGCCGAGCCGACGCACGCGCTCGCCCGCCTCTTCTGCCATGTCAACCGCGCGGTGATGAAAGTCACCGAAGCGGCTGCCGTGCTGCTGGTGGTGGCGGAGACTCTCATCCTGCTCGCGGGCGTGATCTCGCGTTACGGGTTCGACAATCCCCTCACCTGGTCGGACGAATTGGCGCAGATCCTGTTCATCTGGCTATCGATGCTTGGCGCGGTGCTGGCCCTCGACCGGGGTGAGCACATGCGTCTTTCCGCCATCGTCAACAAACTTCCGGCGGCGTGGCGGGACTGGTTCCAGACCATGGCTGCGCTCACGGTCTGCGTGTTCGTCGCTCTCATCATCATGCCTGCGTACACGCATGCCATCGAACAGATGGACATCACCACGCCCGCGCTGGAAATCCCCGACGGCCTGCGCGCTGCCGCGTTGCCGGTTGGCGCGGCGCTGATGCTCATCGCCGCGATCTCGCGCATGGCGCGGTGCTCCACGCTGCGTCAGTTCGGTCTCGGCGTGCTGTTCGTCGCGGCGCTGGGCGCGGCGCTCTGGCTCGGCCGCCCCGCGCTGATTGCGATGGGCAACTACAACCTGCTGGTGTTCTTCGTGCTGATCGTCGGCGCCTGCGTGGCGGGGGGGATTCCGATTGCCTTCGCCTTCGGCACGGCAACGCTGGCGTATCTGGCGCTCGTGACCGACGCGCCGTTGCAGATTGTCGTGAGCCGCATGGACGAGGGCATGTCGGGCCTCATTCTGTTGTCGGTGCCGCTGTTCGTGCTGCTCGGTGCGTTGATCGAGATGAGCGGGCTCGCTCGCAGCCTGATCGAGTTCATGGCCTCGCTGCTCGGCCACGTGCGAGGCGGTCTGCAATACGTGCTGCTTGGCGCCATGTTCCTGGTCTCGGGCATCTCTGGCTCGAAGGCTGCCGACATGGCGGCCGTCGCGCCCGCGCTCTTCCCCGAGATGCAACGGCGCGGGTCGAAACCGGAAGACCTCGTGGCGCTGCTTTCGTCAACCGGCGCCATGACGGAGACGATCCCGCCAAGTCTCGTGCTCATCACTATCGGTGCGGTGTGCGGGGTATCGATTACCGCGCTCTTTGTCGGCGGCTTGCTGCCTGCCGTGATCGCCACGCTCGCCATCGTCGTGGTGTGCTTCGCCCGCTCGCGCAAGGAAGCCCCGAGCGCGGCACGCCGTGCGCCGTGGAGCGTGATCGGTAAGACATTCATCGTGGCATTGCCTGCCCTCGCGCTGCCGATTCTGATTCGCACGGCGGTGATCGAAGGGGCCGCCACGGCCACCGAAGTGTCTACGGTCGGTATCGCCTACACGATCGTGATCGGTCTTCTCGTGCACGCCTTCAAGAAGCACCTGAACTTCAAACGTCTGTATCCGCTGCTGACGGAAACGGCGGCACTCTCCGGTGCGATCCTGCTCATCATCGGCATGGCGACGGCCATGGCGTGGGCCCTCACGCAATCGGGCTTCTCGGCCAAGCTTGTCGGGCTGATGCATGGCGTGCCGGGCGGACAGATCGGCTTCCTGCTCATCTCGGTAGTGGTGTTCATTGTGCTGGGCAGCGTGCTGGAAGGCATTCCCGCCATCGTGTTGTTTGGTCCGCTGCTGTTTCCGGTCGCCCGCTCGCTGGGCATTCACGATGTGCATTACGCCATGGTCGTGATTCTGTCGATGGGCATGGGACTGTTCGCACCGCCGCTCGGTGTGGGCTTTTATGCGGCGTGCGCCATTGGCAAGACATCGCCGGACAAGGTGTTCAACCGGATGTGGACCTACATGGGCGCACTGCTTATCGCGCTGCTTATCGTGGTCTTCATTCCCTGGATCTCGATCGGTTTCCTGAAGTAA
- a CDS encoding acetyl-CoA acetyltransferase, with translation MVAACLTGWAHSQFGKLDNVDAEVLLADVAQAALDDAGLAPEQIDSIHVGTFNGGFLYQDFPSSLVFNRIPGLRFKPATRYENACATGSAAVHGGLQSIEAGKATHVLVIGFEKMTELATPQVGEVLLKCSYAREEAGIPGGFAGVFGTIAQAYFDRYGDQSDALARIAAKNHRNGSVNPYAHMRRDFGYDFCRNVSEKNPFVAGPLKRTDCSMVSDGAAALVISSADVARTMPKAVGFRAAVQVNDYLPLSRRDPLAFEGGQHAWRQALGVAGLSLKDLSLVETHDCFTIAELIEYEAMGLAKPGQGANVLAEGLTEKNGLLPVNPSGGLKAKGHPVGATGVSMHVMAAMQLTGTAGEMQIPNAKLAGVFNMGGAAVANYVSILEAR, from the coding sequence ATGGTTGCTGCATGCCTTACCGGCTGGGCCCACTCCCAGTTCGGAAAACTCGATAACGTCGATGCCGAAGTTCTGCTGGCCGATGTTGCCCAAGCTGCGCTCGACGATGCGGGCCTTGCGCCCGAACAGATCGATTCCATTCACGTCGGCACTTTCAACGGCGGTTTTCTGTATCAGGATTTCCCGTCGTCGCTCGTCTTCAACCGAATTCCCGGCCTGCGCTTCAAACCCGCCACACGTTACGAAAACGCCTGTGCGACGGGGTCGGCTGCCGTGCATGGCGGACTCCAATCCATCGAAGCGGGTAAGGCCACGCACGTACTCGTGATCGGCTTCGAGAAAATGACCGAGCTGGCTACGCCGCAGGTCGGCGAGGTGTTGCTCAAATGCTCCTACGCCCGGGAAGAGGCTGGCATTCCGGGGGGCTTTGCAGGGGTGTTCGGCACCATTGCGCAAGCCTACTTCGACCGATATGGCGATCAATCCGATGCACTCGCGCGCATTGCGGCGAAGAACCACCGCAATGGTTCGGTCAATCCTTATGCGCACATGCGTCGCGATTTCGGTTACGACTTCTGCCGCAACGTCTCTGAGAAAAATCCGTTCGTTGCCGGGCCGCTCAAGCGTACCGATTGTTCGATGGTGTCCGACGGCGCTGCGGCCCTCGTGATCTCGTCTGCCGATGTGGCGCGCACGATGCCCAAGGCCGTAGGATTTCGTGCGGCGGTGCAGGTCAACGACTACCTGCCGCTCTCGCGTCGCGATCCCCTGGCCTTTGAAGGCGGTCAGCACGCGTGGCGTCAGGCGCTGGGCGTTGCCGGCCTCTCGCTCAAAGACCTGTCGCTGGTCGAAACGCACGACTGCTTCACCATCGCCGAACTCATCGAGTATGAGGCGATGGGGCTCGCCAAGCCGGGGCAGGGCGCGAATGTGCTGGCCGAGGGGCTGACCGAGAAGAACGGTTTGCTGCCGGTCAATCCATCGGGCGGGTTGAAGGCGAAAGGCCATCCGGTGGGGGCGACGGGCGTGTCGATGCACGTCATGGCGGCCATGCAACTCACAGGCACTGCCGGCGAGATGCAAATCCCCAACGCGAAGCTCGCGGGCGTTTTCAACATGGGCGGCGCGGCAGTGGCGAACTACGTGAGCATTCTCGAAGCGCGCTGA
- a CDS encoding acyl-CoA synthetase yields the protein MLKKVMNLGRLLADVARRHPDEPGVIIGETVSTWGEIDARVNAAVEALRKLGVGKGDKLLVHSRNNLPIFESAWIAFRLGAIWVPTNFRITAPEAAYLGQSSGACVMIYDAGFEGHVDAVRAASPALRHVIALGAPRAGELHYETLVAEHLGAPGYEAEVEYEDPLWFFYTSGTTGHPKAGVLSHGQMAFVVTNHLADLMPGITYRSRSMVVAPLSHGAGIHAIVNTARGAASVLLPGEKMDAEQVWRAIERHRVDNMFTVPTIVKMLVEDPAVDRYDHSSLRFVIYAGAPMYRADQKYALQKLGRVLVQYYGLGEVTGNITVLPPWLHSEDDDAPDARIGTCGVPRTGMEVAILDERGERQPPFASGEICVRGPAVFMGYHNNPDANAKAFKNDWFHTGDLGHVDAQGFLYITGRASDMYISGGSNVYPREIEEALLTHPAVSECAVLGVPDPKWGESGLAVVVAREGMAAQADELLGHLEARIARYKWPRRFVFWSAMPKSGYGKIVKKQIKTMLEEQGDYRL from the coding sequence ATGCTCAAGAAGGTCATGAATCTCGGCCGCCTGCTGGCCGACGTTGCCCGGCGTCATCCCGATGAGCCCGGCGTGATCATCGGCGAGACGGTCAGCACATGGGGTGAGATCGACGCCCGCGTGAATGCCGCCGTCGAAGCCTTGCGCAAGCTGGGGGTGGGCAAGGGCGACAAGCTGCTGGTGCATTCGCGCAATAACCTGCCTATCTTCGAGAGCGCGTGGATCGCCTTTCGGCTGGGCGCGATCTGGGTGCCTACGAACTTTCGCATCACTGCGCCGGAGGCCGCGTATCTGGGCCAGTCGAGCGGTGCGTGCGTGATGATCTACGACGCCGGCTTCGAGGGGCATGTCGATGCGGTGCGGGCTGCGTCGCCTGCATTGCGGCATGTGATAGCGCTGGGCGCGCCGCGTGCCGGCGAGCTGCACTACGAGACCCTCGTGGCTGAGCATCTCGGCGCCCCGGGCTACGAGGCAGAAGTCGAGTACGAAGATCCTCTGTGGTTCTTCTACACGTCGGGTACGACCGGGCATCCGAAGGCGGGCGTGCTCTCCCACGGGCAGATGGCTTTTGTCGTGACCAACCATCTGGCCGATCTGATGCCCGGCATTACCTACCGCAGCCGCTCAATGGTGGTGGCGCCGCTCTCGCATGGCGCGGGCATTCACGCCATCGTCAATACCGCGCGCGGGGCGGCGAGCGTGCTGCTGCCGGGCGAGAAGATGGATGCGGAGCAGGTCTGGCGGGCCATCGAGCGTCATCGCGTCGACAACATGTTCACGGTGCCGACTATCGTGAAGATGCTGGTCGAGGACCCGGCCGTCGACCGTTACGACCATAGCTCGTTGCGTTTCGTGATCTATGCCGGGGCGCCAATGTACCGTGCCGATCAGAAATACGCACTGCAAAAGCTGGGCCGGGTGCTGGTTCAGTACTACGGGCTGGGCGAGGTGACGGGCAACATCACCGTATTGCCGCCGTGGCTGCACAGTGAGGACGACGACGCTCCCGACGCGCGCATCGGCACCTGCGGCGTGCCGCGCACCGGCATGGAGGTGGCAATTCTCGACGAGCGCGGCGAGCGTCAGCCGCCGTTCGCGTCGGGCGAGATTTGCGTGCGCGGGCCGGCCGTCTTCATGGGGTATCACAACAACCCGGACGCGAACGCCAAGGCGTTCAAGAACGACTGGTTCCACACCGGAGACCTCGGTCATGTGGATGCGCAGGGCTTCCTGTACATCACCGGGCGAGCGTCGGACATGTACATCTCGGGCGGATCGAACGTCTATCCGCGCGAGATCGAGGAAGCGTTGCTCACGCACCCGGCCGTTTCCGAGTGCGCGGTGCTCGGCGTGCCCGACCCCAAATGGGGCGAGAGCGGGCTCGCGGTGGTGGTCGCCCGGGAAGGCATGGCCGCTCAGGCCGATGAACTGCTCGGACATCTCGAAGCGCGTATCGCCCGCTACAAGTGGCCGCGTCGCTTCGTATTCTGGAGTGCCATGCCCAAGTCGGGCTACGGCAAGATCGTGAAGAAGCAAATCAAGACGATGCTCGAAGAGCAAGGAGACTATCGACTATGA
- a CDS encoding TRAP transporter substrate-binding protein, which produces MSNMDRRHFIKVVAATSAAAATGLYQTQARAAEFTLKFANNLPISHPMNIRAKEMAQKIAEQSKGRIDFQIYPNNQLGTDSDMLSQIRSGAIDFFTLSPLILGTLVPSAQISGVGFAFKDYGQVWAAMDGDLGAHVRGQIAKTSVFAFDKIWENGYRQITTSSRPINSPADLKGLKIRVPTSPLWTSMFRAFDSSPTSINFAEVYSALQTHIVEAQENPLALLTTAKLYEVQKYVSMTNHMWDGFWFLANKQKWDKLPKDLQAIVTANVNAAAMAQRDDVRKLNDGVMAELKQKGLVFNAPNNEQFREKLRTAGFYAEWHKKFGDEAWSVLEKYTGKLA; this is translated from the coding sequence ATGAGCAACATGGATCGCCGCCACTTCATCAAGGTTGTGGCCGCCACATCGGCCGCTGCCGCCACGGGGTTGTATCAGACGCAGGCCCGCGCCGCCGAATTCACGCTGAAGTTCGCCAACAACCTCCCCATCAGCCATCCGATGAACATTCGCGCCAAAGAAATGGCGCAGAAAATTGCTGAGCAGTCGAAGGGCCGTATCGACTTCCAGATCTACCCGAATAACCAGCTCGGCACCGACAGCGACATGCTGAGCCAGATCCGCTCGGGCGCCATCGACTTCTTCACGCTCTCGCCGCTGATTCTCGGCACGCTGGTGCCCTCGGCGCAGATTTCCGGCGTGGGCTTCGCGTTCAAGGATTACGGTCAGGTGTGGGCAGCGATGGACGGCGACCTCGGGGCGCACGTGCGTGGCCAGATCGCCAAGACGTCGGTGTTCGCGTTCGACAAGATCTGGGAAAACGGATATCGCCAGATCACGACGAGCAGCCGTCCGATCAATTCGCCGGCCGACCTCAAGGGCCTGAAGATCCGTGTGCCGACGAGCCCGCTGTGGACGTCGATGTTCCGCGCGTTCGACTCGTCGCCCACGTCGATCAACTTCGCCGAGGTGTACTCGGCCTTGCAGACGCATATCGTCGAAGCACAGGAAAATCCGCTTGCTCTGCTGACCACGGCGAAGCTGTACGAAGTGCAGAAGTACGTGTCGATGACGAACCATATGTGGGACGGCTTCTGGTTCCTCGCCAACAAGCAGAAGTGGGACAAGTTGCCGAAGGACTTGCAGGCGATCGTGACCGCCAATGTGAACGCGGCAGCCATGGCGCAACGCGACGATGTGCGCAAGCTCAACGACGGCGTGATGGCCGAACTCAAGCAGAAAGGTCTCGTGTTCAACGCACCGAACAACGAGCAGTTCCGCGAGAAGCTCCGCACGGCCGGTTTCTATGCCGAATGGCACAAGAAGTTCGGCGACGAGGCGTGGAGCGTGTTGGAAAAGTACACCGGGAAGCTCGCGTAA
- a CDS encoding GntR family transcriptional regulator translates to MATKKAPRRTGKSEAAALDERVSAIPRGRMVDMAYEWIEEAIVTLRLAPGSTMSELQLSEMTGFGRTPIREAIQRLAREHLIVVLPQRGLLVPPMDVSKQLRLLETRREVERLIARSAAKKATTEQREHFTRLAKEFKSSARSGKDVEFVRADREFNELCLVAARNEFAEGAMRLMHGLSRRFWYYHYKEAADLPTMARLHAEVAEAIAAGDVKQAGERLDALLDNIEAFTRATVLGDRA, encoded by the coding sequence ATGGCGACAAAGAAGGCGCCCCGACGGACGGGGAAATCAGAAGCCGCAGCGCTCGATGAACGAGTAAGCGCGATCCCTCGCGGCCGAATGGTCGACATGGCGTATGAGTGGATCGAAGAAGCGATAGTGACGCTGCGACTGGCCCCGGGTTCAACCATGTCAGAGTTGCAGTTAAGCGAAATGACAGGCTTTGGCCGTACACCGATTCGTGAAGCGATTCAGCGGCTGGCCCGGGAACATTTGATCGTTGTGTTGCCGCAGCGTGGCCTGCTGGTGCCTCCGATGGACGTCTCCAAGCAGTTGCGCCTGCTGGAAACGCGACGCGAAGTCGAACGGCTAATTGCCAGAAGCGCTGCGAAAAAAGCCACGACGGAGCAACGCGAGCACTTCACGCGTCTGGCGAAAGAGTTCAAGAGTTCCGCCCGCAGCGGCAAGGATGTGGAGTTTGTGCGTGCCGACCGTGAGTTCAACGAGTTGTGCCTCGTCGCGGCTCGAAACGAATTCGCCGAAGGGGCGATGCGTCTGATGCACGGGCTATCACGCCGCTTCTGGTACTACCACTACAAGGAAGCGGCCGACCTGCCAACCATGGCGCGGCTGCATGCGGAAGTCGCCGAGGCGATTGCTGCCGGCGACGTGAAACAAGCGGGTGAGCGCCTCGACGCATTGCTGGATAACATCGAAGCATTCACCCGGGCCACCGTGTTGGGCGACCGAGCCTAG
- a CDS encoding SDR family NAD(P)-dependent oxidoreductase, with translation MTEKVAVVTGGGMGIGAAICERLVSDGMTVVVADLNEGAASETAAKLSAAGGKAWALGMNVGDAASIADGFAQIAQRHGRCDVLVNNAGIAKTFPFLDYPLDHWHQVMNVNLTGTLLCGQHAARLMREQRWGRIVNLASVAGILASAGRTAYGTSKAAVIGLTRQMAIELAPFGITANGVAPGPIDTPLTQVLHSDISRRHYTETTPLGRYGQPREIAGAVSFLASDDASYVTGHILPVDGGFVAAGILEI, from the coding sequence ATGACGGAGAAAGTGGCAGTTGTAACGGGCGGCGGCATGGGCATTGGTGCCGCCATCTGCGAACGATTGGTGAGCGACGGCATGACCGTGGTTGTCGCCGATCTGAATGAAGGTGCGGCGAGCGAAACGGCGGCGAAGCTAAGCGCTGCGGGCGGCAAAGCGTGGGCGCTGGGAATGAATGTGGGCGACGCGGCGTCGATTGCCGACGGCTTCGCGCAGATTGCGCAACGGCACGGCCGCTGCGATGTGCTCGTGAACAACGCGGGCATTGCAAAAACGTTTCCGTTTCTCGACTATCCGCTCGATCACTGGCATCAGGTCATGAACGTGAATCTCACGGGAACGCTGCTGTGCGGGCAACATGCCGCACGCCTGATGCGCGAACAGCGCTGGGGACGGATCGTCAATCTGGCGTCGGTGGCGGGCATTCTGGCGAGCGCCGGGCGCACGGCTTACGGCACGTCGAAGGCCGCGGTCATTGGCCTTACCCGTCAGATGGCCATCGAACTCGCACCGTTCGGCATCACCGCCAACGGCGTTGCGCCCGGTCCGATCGACACGCCGCTCACGCAGGTGCTGCACTCCGACATCTCTCGCCGTCACTACACGGAGACGACGCCGCTCGGCCGCTACGGGCAACCGCGCGAAATCGCCGGGGCGGTGAGCTTTCTCGCGTCCGACGACGCCTCGTATGTCACCGGCCACATCCTGCCGGTCGACGGTGGTTTCGTTGCTGCCGGGATTCTGGAGATCTGA